In the Sorghum bicolor cultivar BTx623 chromosome 4, Sorghum_bicolor_NCBIv3, whole genome shotgun sequence genome, CATACAGAAATCTATAGACCATAGCTGGAGAGTTCATCAGCTTTTATTATTACAGAAATCTGTGACCATAGCTGGAGAGTTcagtttttattattatattgaCCTTATATGACCGAAATCCTACTCCTGAGATGCCACCTTGGAGAGCAGGAATTTATAGCGGTTCAGAACAGATTTCAGGTATTTCATCTCCCTGCCATAGACTTCATAGTGCTTTGCACCAAATATGGTGGCCTCAACTTCCATCAGCATCTCCAACACAGCTTCTACACTGATACGTTTTCCATCGGCCATTCTCACACTTCTCGCGCCTGGAACGGTTTTGGTGCATGGACATATGGAAACAGGTTGAACAGGCTTCAAGAATGCTGGATCCAGAATACCCTGTACAAGTGGTAGAAATCAGTAAGCTGGTCACCAACACAATGATAATATTGTTTAGCTGAAAATGGGTCCATTTTTAATGATGTCAGCAGGAGAGATCCCTATCAATTTCTCTTATAGAAGTACATACAAACAGAAGTGTAATACTGTAATGTACATAGGTGCAACCCCAAAAGAAAATCCTAGCTATTGAAACTAAATAAAAAGATTTAAACCAATTCTCCAGCAACAACTTAACAGATGGTTTAGCTCTTTGAAAATGGGTCCATATAGAGAACCAAAAAGTTCAAATACGAAGAAAGAAATACTAGTGAAATTAATAATCCTATATAATGTGTGTCTCAGCAGAAGAAAGAACGGTATTTATGAAATTTTGCCCACATTTCAGCCTCATACTGAATGCTATGAATGAATGCATACAAATCTGTTAGTGAACTGTTTTTTCCCATTTACAATGACTACCATTAGGGAAAGTTAACTACATTGCTCAGCACTCTATATCTGACAGTTACAGATGTAACTTTTCTGTTATCGGAATTCTTAAGAATAGGCATTATCAAGATAATATTGCCATCTCTAGTACCACAAAGCACATGGGATGGCAAGTATATTTCCATCTTCATCCCTTCCAACAGGACAGCATGAAGCAAATGAAAGTTTTCAAATTTAGAGTTCAGTAAACTTTAAGTCCCAGATTCCAAGTTTTAGGAGTTTCACCTTGGCTTCACAAAGGTTGTTCAACTTTCAAGTAATCATAAGAAAGTTTGAAAAATATGCAGGTTTTCCTTCTTAATGCAATGatatgcagctctcctgcgtattCTACAAAAATAATCAGGTTTTAGAAAGGTCCAACCTAAAAAAAGTCATGAAATTTCCGTAAGAACTTGGAAATTTTTTGCACAGCAAGTTTGACCACTTCATTATTGTCATCATCACCTATCCTACACATGCCTATTTATGAGTGATGCTACCATTTATGCTCTTTGGCAGTTTGGCCACTAGCCCAATATAGGCCCAATGCAATTTCAGCTGAGATGACTCGAACCACTACGCCTGTGATTCTACGACAGATGTAATAGCAAGAAGGGACCAACAAAGAAAGGTATGTTATTAACAAAAAAGTATGGTGAtgaattttttttctcgaacacagATAGTTGTGTATCTtttttttgtattatataaagaAGAGAAGAGGAAGAACCAGTTCCTTACAAGCAACCACTCCGACTCACCTAGAAGCAGAGGGGTTGCAATACAGTTCACAACCAAACACAATCACCTGAGAATTAAATAGAACAACTCGATAAAAACAATATATTATGTTCGAGTATATTTGGTAGTTAGGTATATTGTAATCCTGTATTGCCAGATGTATCAATAAAGCATATTGTACTCCTTTTTTTTGCAAATTGCACAAGTATAGACGTGGTCGCTCAATACGCACGCACACTCTATGAACACACATATGGCGGGAATGTGGCCTACCACTGAAAGCACAACGGCCATTCAATCCTAGAATAAATGCAGGAAAATAGGAGCACCCATGCCAAGTCAAAGGCTTGAACCCGGGTGGCAGGTTCCACCACAAGGAACCTGACAAACTGAGCTAGGTTCAGTTCAAGGGCTTGATGCAATACATCCATGCATTATAACTAATCCTTCCTACATTCATGGTATCACGAGTTTATGCTCTATTCATTAACCCTAAGGCTTGTGCTGCCGCCACCGCTACGCCGCCCTGGTAGAGCGATCTCTGCAAGGGCAATGCCCTCATAGGAAGGTATTGGCTACAGATTGATTGATCTCCCGCCTAACGCCATCAAGTAGTAGCAGATCGGAGGAGCGGTACTTAATATAGGTGCCGCCAGGCCATCGCACCACCCTGTCGGACTGCCATCCCACCCTATGTTCTTCTACGTCCTCTgctcctcccctctctccctctaTATGGCTCAATTTTCTGCCCACCAGGCACCTCCCCACTCACTGTCGCCGCTGCTCTTAGCACGCGAGTGCAACTGTGAAAGAGAAACACCAATACAGTGGAGGTGAGGACACCGCTCTATGGGCGGCGCTAGGCTGCGAGATGCCTGGCTACCGGCCATCCTCCATCCCCTTCTCTGTTTCCTTCATTGACCACGAGTTCACCATGGTAGAAGAAAGAGAGAAGGGGGGTTGGGACATCTGGCTATGGGTACCCGAAGGTCTACACGGAGATGTCCTCTACTGTTGCTGTTGTCTTTATTTTTCCTGATGAAAGATCAAGATTATGTGTACTTGTGTGCCTTTGTTGATGATTTGGACTTGTGCTTCCTACACGGCTTCAACCACGTCCACTTTGACCTTGGCTACTTCAGTAACAAAATAGGCTATCATCCTCATGAGCTACTTATCGGTTTCTACTCAGTCACAGTATTTGCTGATATCGCTACAACTGTGGTGTGATGTTAGTCTTGGGCTTCTTCTCCAGTCTGACAATCTGTGATATTGCAGGTATGACCATAGACTTTCAGACTAAACCACCCCACGACAACCTAGGCTTAATTCTTGAAGCTTACAGGCACCAACCAGTTCCCAAAGCTTCAGCTCCTCCTTGAAAAAGCGTTGTGCATTCTGGAGGGACAGTAGGGCGTCATCAAACACACATTTGTTCCTTTGGAGTCACAAACTCCCATAATCACAGCGCTTTTAAACCTCATCCTTTGAGGTTTGTCGATTATGTGGCTTGCTTTCCTCCCCTCTGCAAAGCTTTGCTCATCCTGTCTTGGTGCAATTCGACCAATCAAGCTGGTGCTAACAGGTTATGCCACAACTGTCTAGCAAACACACAAGTAGATAGGATATGTTGGGCAGTATCATCCTCTTGGTCTCGCAACACACGATGATCAGGATGCGGGAGACCTCTGCTTGCTAAAATTTGCCATCCAACACTTGTTTCTAATAGCTAACCATAGGAACATTTTACATTCGGGGTGGATCCCAAGATTTTACATCTAGTGGTGGAAAATCATAAGCGTCAAAGCCCTACTTTAGGATAATGGTGATTAATAACAATATTATAGATGTGAATGATATGTGTGCTCGTATAAAAGGTGAGTCTCATTGATAGTAGAGTTGGGAGGAAACAGAAAGTAAGCAACAAAAGTCCATGAAGACCTATTGTTTGGCTTTAGTGACCACATGTGAAGCAAATAGTtaggaatatatttttatttttccatcAAACATGTAGAACTGTGTGCCATTGTAGATAAAGATAGACATGGTCCGGGTACAAGCTCGTGCGTGTGGTTTTTTTTGGGTTGGGGTTGGGGGCTGTGTAAGATGTGATCTGCTGCCGCCCTCCACTTCTCTCCTTGCTGTAGCAAAGACTTGTGGGTCAGCATGTGATGGTCCATCTCTTGTGCTATAGCTAGTAAGGCAATAGGCTATCTAAGTACTATAGTTAGTAGAAGTACATCAACCATGGTAGTGGACTAATCCAAGGCTTGTACTAGTAGTACTAGGAGTAGGTAGTTGGTGTACTTAGTACTCACCATACCTTAAGTGTACCTGGTAGAGGTACATGTAGTTGTATATATACTACCTCAATGAAATTGGAAAAGGCAGTTCAGTTTGCCACATTTAGAGGTTTAGTTTCAGCCAACGCTGAAACAgcatgtgtgtgtgtgctcAGCTCAGGGGGGTTTTCTTCTACCTCCAGCTGGTCTGGGTGAGTGAAGGTAGCTTAGCAGCTTACCTGAACTTTGTTTGTAGGGGCCAacaggtggtatcagagccgtacaCTTTCGTCATCGCTGCATTTGACCACCGGCGATGGCTCGAGATGACGACTCGATGGAGAAAGGCACATGCACCAGCATGGAGGCTGAGCCTGAGTCTCCACTGAGGGAGGTTGTCCTGCGCACGGTGCGGGAAGTCAGTGGCAACACTTGGCCACAGCTGACCCGCACCAACTACGGCGAGTGGGAGGTGACCATGAAGGTCAAACTCTGGGTGCGGAAGCTCTAGACGGCGATCAAGAAGGGCACTGACGTCGAGGACGATGACGTCTCTGTGATGGAGGTGCTGCTGTCGTCCACGCCGTAGGAGTACCACCAGATGCTGGGCGAGAAGAACGCCAAGGACACCTGGGATGCGCTCGCATCCATGCGCATTGGCTCAGCTCGAGCCAAGAAGGTGAGGTGCAGAAGCTGCACTACGACTTTGACGACATGAAGTTTCATCCAAGCGAGGTGGTGGACTTCGTGCTGTGCCTGCAGTCCCTCGTTGGCCAGCTTGCGGTGTTCGGCAAGGTCATGGAGGAGAAGGTCGTCTCCAAGTTTCTACGCATCGTTCCACCCAAATACACCCAGATTGCTCTCTCAATTGAGACAATGCTAGACATGGAGACCCTCACGATCCAGGATCTTACCAAGCGGTTGTGGGCAGTCGATGAGCGCATGAGCTGACgacggaggagaagaaggatggCGGCAAGCTGTTGCTGACCAATTGGATTGCGTAGATGAAGAAGCAGCGGTCTAGGGAAGCATTGTTTTTGAGGCGTCGCGTAATCGTCGCCTAAGCGACAAGGCATGCTACGGGTGCTGGGCATCGGGGTCCCACGACCTCCGACGGTATGGCGTCCGCCTCACTCGGTTAGGCGTCGACTAGGCAAGAAATGGAGTCCGCCGGACGCCTAGAGCCTTGCCGCAGACACCAAATGCGAACTCACGGAGGAAAAGCAAAAAAATCACGGTGGCCCTATGGGAATCGACCATGCCTCCGCGCCAAAAGCAAAAGGGCAGGAATCAACCACGCCTACACTGCTCTTGGCGCGCGAAATCTCCCACTCAGGCTTTTACTGTGAGTGCGGGCGAGGGAGAGGAAGAGAGAAGGGGGTGGGACTGGGTGGACATCGAGCTCTGCTTGGCTGCTCCTCTGCTTGAGTCCGTCGGCCGGTCGCCCCTATCACGTAGCCACACCTGCTTCTCCGCTCGGCCTTTTGCACTTTCCGTGGAGCAGCTCCTGCATCTCCACTTGGGTAGTCTTCTATTGATGTCTGCCTTCTCGAGTCCCTGCCACTACTGGCCATCTGCACCTACCGCCAGCTACCACCGGCCATCTGCTGTGCAGCTTCGAGTGGCCATCACCGTCCGCAGGTCTGCCCGTTTCAAGTCACCATCTCCTTCCGTAGGTCTGTCCGCTTTAAGTTTGTCCATCCACTTCGAGTCTGTCCGCACCTATACGTCCCCTGCCTCATCTCGTGCTTTGGCTCACCAAATCTGTCGTTTTTCACATTTGTTTGCTCCGCCTTTGCTCATATAGGTGCGTGTACTCTGCTCTTCCTTTTTCTGTCGCATACCCACATACGGAGTATACTAGTGCTTGGGCTGTTATCTTCTTTGACTATTACATATAACACAAAGCAGATCTTTCTTTGATTAGTATAATATCTGTCTTCTTTAATCTTTACACTTTTACAGTACACAAAGTAGAAGTTTTTCTTCCTTTAATTAGTATAATACTTACTGATTAGTACTCTTAGCTCTACTAGTATGTGTTGGCCTAAAGAATTGGGAATAAACAAGGCATGTATGTGCTACACTAGTATCTATAATTCTAACTTATGTAACACTTCCATGGCGCCTAAAAGGTGCATATGGCATCGCCTAGGCATCCGCCATAAGCGCCTAGGCGTTGTGAAGGGGGTCTGGCGCCGTGCCTCGCCATAACGCCTCAAAAACAATGCGGGGAAGGCTCCACCTTTGGCCGCAAAAGCAGCGACAAGCGCCGTGGCAAGGCATTGCAGGACAAGAGGGAGAAGGTTGACCCGAATGCCTACCGGCGGTGCGGGAAGACCGGGCACTAGGCGAAGGAGTGCCTACACCTGGCTTAGGCAGACAACGATGATGAGCACATGCTCCTCATGGTGTCGTTCTGCGCCCTCCACGACATTGAGGCAGAGGAGAAAACAAAGGAGGCAAGGAAGGTGGAGTGGAGCGCTTCGACGACCGTCGACCTCGACGAACCGTGGGCTCAGGTCCACCTCAGAGCAATGGGCGGCGAGCAGGAACAGAGGTGATACCTCGACTTCGGAGCCAGCAACCATATGACTGGCTCCAAGGCGGCATTCCCCGAGCTTGATAGCGACGTCACCGGCTCGGTCAAGTTCGGCGATGGCTCAAGGACATGTATTACATCTTCCGGTGCTAGAGTGGTGAGCATTGCGCGCTCAAGGACATGTATTACATCCTGGAGCTGCACTCGAGCATCGTCAGCCTCGGGCAGCTAGACGAGCGCAGCAGTGAGGTGCTGATCAAGGACCGCGCCCTCAACATCAGGGATCGAGAGCGACGACTTCTCGCTAAGGTGAATCGGTCCCGAAGGTCAGTTGTATCTGCTTGATCTAAAGGTGGAGCAGCCAGTGTGCTTAGCGGCGCAGCACATGGAGCCATGGTTATGGCATGCCTGATTCGGGCACCTTAGCTACGACATGCTCAGGCAAATGGAGAAGATGGTGCGCGGTCTACCCCACATCAAGCACACCGACGAGCTGTGCGACAGCTGGTTGGCGGGAAAGCAGAGGAGGTTCCCGTTCCCTAAGGCAGCAAAGTATCACATGGTGAAGGCACTTGAGCTAGTCCATGAGGACCTTTGCGGGCCAATTACGCAGGCAACGCACGGGGGAAGGCGCTACTTCATCTTGCTCGTCGACGATCACAGTCGATACATGTGGCTACAGCTCCTGACGAGCAAGGATCAAGCAGCGGAGGCGATCAAGCGCTTCAAGACATGAGTGGAGGTGGAGTCCAGGAAGCGGTTGCATGTGCTCAGGACGGATCGCGGTGAAGAATTCACCTCTGTGGATTTTGATGCCTACTGCACAGAGAAGGGGGTGGTGCCCACCACACTACGCCATACTCACCATAGCACAACGGCATGGTGGAGCGGTGGAATCAAACCATCATCGGCATGGCCCgcttgatgatgaaggcgaagCAGATGCATGGTGGTGTTCATACTCAACCGCTCGCCCATCAAGGCCCTAGAGGGGCAGACGCCTTACGAGGCTTGGCACCGACACAAGCTGAACATCATGTTCTTGCGCACATTTGGGTGCGTCGGCCACGTGAAGAACACCAAGCCATTCCTCGACAAGCTAGAGGATAGGAGCACTCCCATGGTGTTCCTAGGCTATGAGGATGGAAGCAAGGCCTACCGGCTCTACGACCCAGAAGGAGGCAAGGTGGTGGTGTCTCGGTACATGGTGTTCGACAAAGCAACAACATGGAAGTGGGATGAACTAGCAACGGGGAAAGCACGCAGTGTCTGTGACATCTTCACCGTTGAGACCTGGTGACCCATGGCATAGGTGACGCTAGAGTGGAGCCAGTGCCCAGTGGTAAGAGAGCCAGAGGGGATGGAGCCATCTAGCTTGGCCACATCTTGAGGCGGTAGGCAATCTCCACCAATAGCGGCGCATTCACCTCCACAACCGTCCCCCGTCTTAGCATCCTTTGTCTTGGCGGGGGGGGGCAGGGGACACCTTCATCGGGCACAATGATCGAGTTCGCGACGCCTCCAAGCAATGTCATTGATTTCGTTAATGCTTTCCATGATGGCAAGGAGGTGTGTTTCCGCCGCATGTACAATATCATCGTTGAAGCAGAGGTGCCAGGTGTGGCGAGCCGCTGCTCGATGATCCAGAGCTATTGCTCATGAGCGCAGAGGAGCTGGCGACGTTCGGTGGAAAAGGACACAAGCTGGTGGAAAGAAATGCTCGATGAGATACGGTCCATCGAGGAGAACCGCACTTGGGAGCTCGTCGATCCGCCGGGCCAATTGGCCTCAAATGGGTCTACAAGGTAAAAAGGGACGAGCACGGCGCCATCGTCAAACACAATGCGTAGCTCGTCGCCTATGGATTTGTGTAGCAGGAGGGGATCGATTTCGAGGTGCTCGCCCCAGTAGCGCGGATGGAGTCTATCCGGCTCGTGCTAGCGCTGGCGACAACAAAGGACTCATGAAATCATCCTTCCTCAACAGCGAGCTCATGGAGACTGTCTTCATCAAGCAAGTGTTGGGCTTTGTCGTGAAAGGGGCAGAGCACAAGGTGCTCAGGTTGCACAAGGCCCTTTACGGGCTCAGGCAGACACCGAGAGCATGGAACACCAAGCTTGACGCCACCATGGGCGAGCTCGGGTTCGTGCACTGCGCAACAGAGCACGTGCTCTACATGTGACGATGGGGGAAGGAGGAGCTCATCATCAACGTGTACGTGGATGACCTGATTGTCATGGGGACATGGGTGCAGGACATCAGTGCGTTCAAGTTTGAGATGGTGGCACAATTCAAAATGAGCGATCTCAGCGTGCTCTCCTACTACCTCGGCATCGAGGTGAAGCAGGGTAAGGACTCCATCACACTAGGGCAACGAACCTACGCTGCTAGAGTGTGGAGGCATGGAAGATTGCAAGCTATCTGCAACTCCAATGGAGAAGAGGATCAAGCTCTCGAAGCAGAGCACAACGGCAAAGGTGGACGCGACACGCTACTGAAGTATCGTCGACGGGCTGCGGTGGCTCACTCACACCCTACCGGACAGTGCATTCGTGGTCAGGTACGTGAGTCACTTCTTGGAGGATCCTCGGGAGGACCATTGGATGGCAGTGAAGCGGCTGCTATGCTACATCAAGGGCACGCTTGATCAGGTGATTGTTTTCCCCAAAAGCGGCAGGCTGCAGCTGATGGTTTTCAGTGAAGCTCCGACCAAATCCGGTGAAGGTGAGCCAGGGCTCATAGCTTTTAGCGATGCGGACAGGGCGGGCGACATTGACGAGGGGCAGAGCACCTCTGGCGTGCTCATCTTCCTCGGGTCTGCGCCAATCACCTTGCagtcgctgaagcagaagatggtGGCGCTGTCAACATGCGAAGCAAAGTATGTTGCCTCGGCCACAGCGGCATGCCAAGTTGTGTGGCTGCGCCGGCTGCTGGGGGAGTTGACTGGCAAGAAGGTTTGCCCGCCAATGTTGATGGTGGACAAGTCAGCCATCGCCCTCACCAAAACCCTATCCTCCATGGCCGAAGCAAGCACATCAAattccacttccttagggattgCATCAACGGAGGACAGGTTGTCATCGAGTTCGTCGAGACCAGCATGTAGCTCGCTGACATCCtcaccaagtcccttgggtgcctcAGGTTCTTGGAGCTAAGGAAGATGATCAGCATGGATAAGGTCAAGGGTTAGCAGCAGGATTAGGGGAAGAATTGTAAGACTTTTGGGTCAGCATGTGTTGTCTATCTGTTGTGCTGTAGCTAGTAAGGCAATAGGCCATCTAAGTACTATAGTTGGTAGAGGTACATCAGCCATGGTAGTGGGTTGATCCAAGGCTTGTACTAGTAGTACTAGGAGTAGGTAGTTGGTGTACTCAGTACTCACCATACCTTAAGTGTGCCTGGTAGAGGTACATGTAGTTGTATATATACTACCTCAATGAAATTGGAAAAGGCAGTTCAGTTTGCCACATTTAGAGGTTTAGTTTCAGCCAACGCTgaaacagagagagagagagagagagagagagagagagagagagagagtgtgtgtgtgtgtgtgtgtgtgtgtgtgtgtgcgcgcgtgcTGAGCTCGGGGGGGCTTCTTCTACCTCCAGCTAGTGTGGGTGAGTGAGGTAGCTTAGCAGCTTAGCTGAACTTTGTTTGTAGGGGCCAACAGGCTGGCACATGGGAATAGATAGGTTCTGTTTTTTAGTTGGCAGTAGTATAAAGAGTGCTTTGGTTGCAGTACTGATTCGGTCTTGCGCTAGGAACCTTACTAGCACAATTCTAGCTCCGTTTGACCAAAGCACCACACAAGACATTGAAGAAACAAATCCTGACCAAAAAGAGGGAAAATAAAGCCACGAAAAAAGGACTGAATTGGTCTTGTATAATAGATTTAACTTTGGTCAAATGAAATTTGAACACAAGTGTAGAGCTGAAACTTCCCCAAGATCTTCGAAATCAGAGTGTGGAGCAAAAGGTTACAACTGTTTTACTTATTACAACTTCTGTGATCAGGTGGGTGGGACAGTGGGTTCGGCAGATGGTCTGTTACACTGGATAAATTAGCACACATATTTTGAAGGATCCAAATCACCAGATGGTCCAATACTCTTAAGTCTGTAACAACAAACTTTATCTATTCTTAGAGAAGTGTACTAAATGGATAGTCTGATGCAAAGAGTTTCAGCATGTTATCACAATGGCTACTTTTGAAGGTTAAAGCTATAATATACCCCTATACACTGCCATTGAGGACGTTTCGGACCATCGGAATGTAGAAGCACTTGGATTTTGATGGTTGATTGAAGATCACGGCAATTAGCACAATATTAAGGATGTGCTAGTTTAAGCCTAGTGTACATCTAGCTTAGTGTTTGTACAAGAATGGTCTTAAGGAGAAAGTCTCCGATCGATGGTGCTGTGTTACTGCTTCGAGCTGCGCTGCAGATGATGGTGATGCCACGACAATGGCCTACGCTGAGGATCACTGCAACTAAGGACGACTAGGAAGACGAAGGCAACAAAGGTGCTCAGCTAGAGGAGTGCTATAGCTGGCATGCCTTTCTTTCTAGGTTAGGCGGAGCGGGAGGAGCTAAGCGAAACGAAAACATGGTTGTCTTCCTTCCAATGGTGTTTGTACATATTCTACAATAGTTTCTTGGTCGTTTGGCTTGGCAGAATTTGGGTTGTGCGGGTATGTCCCTCCAATGGTTGGCAGTAATAGGCAGGTTAAGTCGAACATCTGAGTCAGGTGCTATCTTCTTTTTCTCTAGACTGTAGCCTTGGTTTTCTACTGATCCTGGTCCATTCATGCATTTTTTGTAAACGATTTCCATTCGTTAATGCAAATGGGGACTATCCCGcatcagaaaaaaaatatttaagcATGGTCAAGGACCTACACTTGTTGCACCTGGAAGTTATATCACAATGGTGACCCTTATAATTGAAAGAGTTCGCCATAATTCTGCTGAATAAGCTAGTAACAGGAACCATCTTTCTAGAATGCAAAAGTGAAAGTACTATAAATCATTTTCCTGCTATTGGTGTCAAACCAATATTGCAATCATTTCAATTAAAAAGAATACTCAGATCATAAATTTTCGTGCTATTGGTGTCAAACCAGCTTTACAATTTCACAAATGCAAGCTATATTGTGACCTTGACTTTGGAAACCTAAAACAATAGCAAATTTACTGAGTGCAATATTTAATCCACCAGAAATCCAAAAATCTTGGTCTTGTCTACTCATTTTCATTTGTTTTCTTGATTCACCACTAATTCCTAAACTCCATTGATTATCTTCAAAATACGTAGGTTGCGTGCAAGACAAATTTGGAGAAAACACTGATGTAATTTTCTTATGCATACATACATGCATAATTGAGACTTCTTTAAaccaattttcaattaaaaaaataaagaacacTTGTAAACAAAAGATGAGAGTTTTACCTGCAGACGATTGAGAACCCTACTATACTTCCCAAAAAGCAAAGGATGCTCTGCCGAAAGAAGCACTTCAAATATTCTAGAAATGCACCAGACACCAAAGCTAATAAGGAGAGTAGGTAGCCACATACATCCATCTCCACAACCAAGGGTTGAGGTGCACAGGTTGAATATTTTACCATTAGGATCAACTACTGCATTTGGACAGAATACCCCGCTTGGATGTATGTCTCCAAATATGACCATTTCAGCAGCCAAGCCTACTAGCTTCTCATCAAACCCACCTCTGTCATCAATCAGCCAATCAGCTTTCTTAATATGTGATATATTCAGAATACAAGCCCGAAAAGAAGTCAAGAGTAGCCCTTTCAATTCATTGTAGGAGAAATAGACATTTGTCTTGGAAGCCTGTTGAGCTACTTGTTGTGATGGACATTTTTGAACCAAAACTtccattttgttcagctcctccAATGGACTTCCCATGCCAATGGGAACTTCATATTGTACTTGATCATTTTCCATAGAAAAATATGATACTTCCTCATCCTTCAATAGACTAGGATCCTCCGTGAGGAACGAGTCCATGATGCGCTTTCTGAACGCCACAACAGCAGACAATGTGAAATTTTCATGTTCAGGGCACATGTTATTACCTCCAGGCAGTACATCAAAATAGCATGGGCAGCTTTTGATCTCCTCAACATCCAGCCCAATAAGAAGGTCCAACCTTATGGCATTACCTTTTTCTGTTAATTTACCATGCAGGTCAAACAAATTGCCCCAGAAGTCATCAAGAATGTCAGCAAACTGGTGGTGTGAAGGAAAAACCACTCGAACTTTTGGTATCATGCGACTAGCATATTCATTACGAAATCTCAGA is a window encoding:
- the LOC8074775 gene encoding uncharacterized protein LOC8074775; translation: MGTSKCFLFMRILILTTMAISVAMNAAIIGALVTKRDCKFAELMRLPDLFLVLFVLLCFDFSIYLAFNLLWPARTSVDEKICSQVLLENGHDYKVGNKRNPLTDHLLGELEDTIKMVGIGHDLVLASECETTLQEQVMVFDQQDETFDIGETPLSRKSKDHLGQTVGKETLVSEAFHVDTTDSVSCHDSVFLSEHEHNARDLILPDTQASASESHSVKNMLAMINYLAVEGFANGEVVRDAVSTALSQQVAELISIRRKEINDTLRFRNEYASRMIPKVRVVFPSHHQFADILDDFWGNLFDLHGKLTEKGNAIRLDLLIGLDVEEIKSCPCYFDVLPGGNNMCPEHENFTLSAVVAFRKRIMDSFLTEDPSLLKDEEVSYFSMENDQVQYEVPIGMGSPLEELNKMEVLVQKCPSQQVAQQASKTNVYFSYNELKGLLLTSFRACILNISHIKKADWLIDDRGGFDEKLVGLAAEMVIFGDIHPSGVFCPNAVVDPNGKIFNLCTSTLGCGDGCMWLPTLLISFGVWCISRIFEVLLSAEHPLLFGKYSRVLNRLQGILDPAFLKPVQPVSICPCTKTVPGARSVRMADGKRISVEAVLEMLMEVEATIFGAKHYEVYGREMKYLKSVLNRYKFLLSKVASQE